GGAAAATGTAATTTACAGCCGCAAATGTAGATTCAACTATTCAAGTATCAAGATACCGACACGCACTACATGGTACTAGAGATCCTGCACATCCTTGCTTGAACAAATGAGACAGGTTTCTGAGTCAAGCCAGATCCTGTATAAAATGCAAAACTACAAGTCAATGAACTTAGAATGTTTTTGGCACATTAATTACAAAGCCTAAACAACACAACTTACACATGTCATTTCCTCGGTTTGCAGATAGATATGCAAGAAGAATAGCGAGCATAACGACGAATATGAGAATCTGCGTTTGCACAAGGAGCATAAGAAGAAAATTGATGCGAGATAAGCATGATTTAAGAATAAAAGTATAACCACTTACCATTGTGGGGTTGAATGTGGGCTCACTCCCGAGTACGTACGATTTCCTAGTGAATCCCATAGAGTTCAGTTGTTGTTCTAGAAACAATTGTTTACAGATAAAAACCACCATAGCTGACAAACCTTTTGTTAAGTGTTCCAGAATCCCTGCAGATTTTCAGAATGTCTTCTAGCCTGCTCTTGGTTTTCTTAGCATTAGGATCATTGTCATCAACCTAgcagaaatacagcaaaatgcTTTAAGAGAACAATCTCCAACTGTTTTGGTTACAAAACTTGACACAGTGAAAGCAGAACCATCAAAAGCGGAGTGCAATTGACATTAGCCCATCATTTAATCCCAGAAAGATGATACTCCATcataataatactaataataataataatcccTAGAGATATTTCACCACTTCATTATGCCGTGCAGAAAAGATAACAGGGTACTTTATCCTATCGCAGCCTGACAGTGCATCTTCAAATTGACTTCAGAAGACAAGTTCGCTTTCATCTGTTCTTAGTCTATTTTAAACCATTTCATCACATGTACTTGATGCCAGTATgttgaaataaaacaaaatatgcAGACCAAGTGAGATGTATAGTCATGATAAAAGGATtcttcttagcctatctatttacAAGAAATGGTACTATTAATCCATTGCTTGCAAGCAAAAGGTCACTAGGACCTAGGAATCAATTATAAAATTGAGCATATTTCTCGTATCAAATCCGAATATATTCTTGCTAAAGCAATCATGAAGCGTTATACCTTAGACTTCAGCATACAGGAGAAATCAAAAAAGGCACCATAGACATCTGACATTGATTTGGTTCTGTCAATAACTTTAGCAGTAAGACCtgaaaataaaccaaaaaaggaCATACACTTCACTCGTTAAGTTATAAGCAGCAACAAAACTAGTCTGACAGAATCATATCTGGGTCTTGTAGAATGTAGGAAGGTTTGTCCAATGCCATACTAATAAAATTTTCTTCTAAAAATAAGATCCTAATAATTGTATTCAGtaatttcttcaagaatcaaTTATGTTTAGCAGAAAAGAAGCACCAAAAATGCTCGTCTGGAGGAGGTGTAAGATGGTCCCATATGATGAAGCAGGATGAGCAAGccataccaataaataaaacttACCACGCCTCATCTTCACTACACCTCTGAAGACTTCAATGTTGTTATAGCACAAAGCTAATGTCCCAATTGCCATGATCtgatgggaagaaaaaaaaagaaaacaacaacaaTGTCAAATGAGATCACAATTCCTAACAGAGTAATTAGTTAATGAACATTACATTCTAATCTGGTAAcaagcatattttgaaagaaaattctAGCTAATATGCTTTTGAAGCCTCCTCCCCTGGAATCTAATGCAAACTAAGTTCTCATCATAACACAATCTACTATGCACAGCAAAATACCATAGACATGGCAAGAAACCTTGCCACAATTTGCTTTATCAGAGAAGTAAATTCTTCATTCTTGTATCAGTTAAAAGCCAAGTGAGACAAAAGTCAATGCACCATTTCGAGTGAGAAATGAGTTACATACCAAAGAAAACATGAATAACAGGATACAAGAGCAAGCAGGTTAACAAAAGGTTATACCTGTGGAATAGCACAAAATTTGAAGATAGCAGGATCTCGCAAAGCAGACATGTACTTGAGGCAATCTTCTGCATGCATTAGAGCATTTGTAACCATGTCATTCAAGCACTGCACTGCCTTGTCTGAGTTCTCCTCGTACTTTAAGTCCTGCAGATCAAAACATATAGAGATGCCAATTACAAAGGAATCCAACCGGATTACCAAATATTTAGCAATATAATTCGCGTCAAACAATCAACTTTACATTAAACGCCATGAATTAAAAAAGATGACTAGTAAGAGatacagaaaaaataaacagcAGAGGAGCAGTACCTCAAGTTTGTTGACATATTTGCTCCATATCTGCCGAGGCCAAAACATGCGTGACTTCGGAATCTCATTTATGTCCTCCAAATAGTCCCTAATGATGTTTACTTTctgaaatttaatgcaaaagtTTTCAAGTTGGCTAATATATTTCCAAATTAAAAAGATATATGAGCTTCAAAATGAGCAGGATTAAGTGACGAAGCTGcttgctacaaaatttcaaatcaaatacCTGTAAAAATAAACCCATTGAATTTGAGAGGGAATCTGAGGCCATATCTTCTTTTCCAGAGGCGTGGAAAAGGTTTGATAAACCTAACCCCACAAGTCCAGCAACATAATGACAATACTCATCATAGTCTTCAGTTGTCTCCACCTGCAAGACAAAGGGATCACATATAAGAGTCAGCCTGATAAAATACTTGTGTCTCCATTCTTGCCAAAATCGTAATCCTCAATCATTAGCTAGACATACATTTTGCGACCAGCATGCAAATTAGAAGAGTAAATTCAGTCCCATACACGTGTGTTCTCTACTAAAAAATAAACTAGGAATGCAAAACAATAAAACCTTAGAGATTTCAAGAATTAGGATGCTCTATCTCTACTCTATCTATTGGTAAGTTCCCTAAAATGAGGCAGTATAATCTACGGTTCAAGGTCATCTCTAATTTAAAGAGCTTAGCATAAATTTCTCAAATATCTAAAGATTGTCAGTAGTATTAGTGGTAGCAGTTAAGAGAGAGGTGAAATTGGCAGAAATGCATGGCAGAAGCAACACATCCAACAGTCTATCAGCTCTTTTCCAAATGAAAATCGATTGATAAAGTTACCATGTTATACCACCAATGCTATTACCTCCCACCCAATTGTTTTCACATACCTCtttgcaaataaattttgcCATTCCAGCTCCCATTCTCATGGTAATATCCTCAATTACCTTCTGATAACTGCAGAATGTAACAACAATAAAATCTCAAGCAAGAATCAAATCCATTGAAGAAACTTCAAGTTAACAAATATGTAAATTATGAGAAAGATTAGATAGTTATCTTATTAAATAATCTCTCGTGCATAAATGACACAAGCAATCAGTACATTTGTACCAATTCAGAACTTTACAGTATTATAAAGAAAATGGTAGGGAAGGTGAAACCTGCTTCCAAGCTCCAAAAAGGCAGTAGAAACATGATGGAATTGGTCCATCAGAACTTTGTAGTCCTTTGTACCACCTaacaattagaaaaaaaaaataaattgaacAATCTAAAACAAGGTGATAATGTACATAAAACAAGTACCAACAAAGCATAATCCTACAGTCTGAAGGTTTtaagcaaaacaaaaaatcatttgcCAGGAGTACAAAATTGAAGAATCAATGGTCAACTTGGTTCTCTATGGTTTTTTGAATTTGCTTTTTCATTAtccctcttgcacttaatgaaatcAGTGTTTCCAactgaataaatcactaaacaCCATAGCATACTAACATTGACGAACAAGAAATCCTGGGATAGTTTGAGGATAATAATGGTTTTAAAATCACTTCAACTGTCGAGATTGAGACAACTCACATGCAAAATGCCATTCACGATCATAAATGTGACGATGAAAAGCCATTAGAATGGGTACTTTAACCTCTGTAGCAATGTTTGTATCATCCTCTgtccaagaagaagaagaaatgattgTTATAGATGGTAATATttccccacaaaaaaaaagtttattaAAGTTTACAAAATAGAAAGCCATCATGCATAGCAAGCATACCTACAGTGTCGAGTGCACGGAGAACCAAATAAAAGACACATATCTGCAAGTATGAAGAAGTATTCAGATGGAAACACATGATCAGTAAAACAACACATAAGGCAAAAGCATCCTCACTATATACTCTGCACTAAATCATGCAGATGATTCAACATTCTTTACCCTATAAACACCACTCATGACAATAAGAAGCACCTATACAAATAGTTTGATTAACAATTTgaaccaaaaacaaaacaaaaaacaaaaaaagaatacTGTACAGAAGGAAAAAAAGGTCCTGCAAACTTGTTCATAAACCGGATATGAAAATTACTTCAACTTCCTATCTAAttccacaaaaaaaaagctAAATTCGCACTGAATCACATTATCCATGCTTGTGAGATCATCAAATTTACAGTCAATACTTACAGCAACTTGAAACTAAAGTCAGATCTGAAAATTAATTAGCACTTATCGCTAATTCTCAAATAACTAAGTAGCTACATTCAGCACTTGATATTCAATGACATTATCTTTCAATCAGAAAATTATAGTGGCATTTATTAAGGAAATATGTgcatttttttctcttcctaACAAAAGTCTCTGCAATCATTTCCGTTTTGCAGTGTAACATATAACTGAAAGACATCATATGAAATGAACCACTAAATCATAGAAGGACCttaaaaaacaaaattgctGCTGCTAATAACCTAATAGTACGAGTATTGATATCAACTCTAGAATGAAGACGCTTAAAcgtagagagagagagcgtACGGCGTCACGAAGATCGGTGTCGAGCTGTTGGATGACAAGAGCGAAGCTTCTGGAGACCTTGTGAAGCATGGAGTAACAGAATCCCCAGTGCGGCTCCGGCGGGATCCGCTTCTCGGCTTGCATCACAGCCACCTTCAGCTTTATCAACGGATACAAATCATCTGGATGCTTCAAAATCGCTCCCAAACTCCTCATTCTGCTGCCTTAAATCCAAatgtaaataaacaaataaataaagcaatTCATCTCTTCTCAATCGAAAAAGTAACGACTCAGCACTAGTTCCAAATCGGAATAACTAGGAAAATTattcaagagaaaaaaaatcagtGAATCTATTGCGAAAACACTTGGAACAAGGGCGAAGATACGAGTGAGAATTCAGGAGAAACTCACGCGCGTTTGGTTTGTTGATCTTAGAAGGCGTCTGGAGAATGGCCGTGAGTTGTACGTAGCAATTGTTCGAGGAAAAAGGAGAGACGCAAAAAAAATGGGAGGAAGGTAGGCCTTAATTTATATGGatctcaaaaatcaaaatatacaAACTATCACTACTGTGTGAGTTTGTGCGTTCGGTATTTGAACGGGAAAAGAATACAACTGAGGCTACGGACAAGTGACTGGTGGGAAGGATACGTGGGAAAAGCCAAAGACAAAGTCAGACTCAAAGGTCAAAATGTGctttagtaaaaaataaaaataaaaaaataaaaaaatttcccGTTGAAGACAGAACGCAACGCTTACCCACCAGAATATACACTACACAGAGTGGAATGGAAAGACGGAGCCCCTACTATACTATAGTCACGCCAACAAACACTTCATTATTTAATTTTGGCCCTCTAGAGAAGCAACAAACTTCAATTGAGTACACGAGaagtaaaaaattattaattttaacCTCTGATCAGAGAAATTCTGGTCTAGATTGTCTTGTAACTTGAGTTTGATTTTTACAATTTTGCATCTAAAGTACTACGACGAGcttgaattggaaaaaaaatttatgaagAAATCAAGTCCTTTCACCCATTATCAATGGGTTTGAGTTGCAATAAAAGATTTTTTTAGGGAATAAgagttttttttcccccttattTAGACAGCAAGCCATTTCatcattttgttttgttttggggACTCCAGAATATAATTGCCATTGATATTTTAATTCACCCAAGAGTAGTTTATGCAAACCTTGTAGACATTAATCATTAGACAGACTACAACAAGGGGCAAAGATAGAATTcttattaaaggaaaaaaataattattcaaGTCTCAATTAGAATTTTTTGTTGCTTGAAGGGCCAAAATCAAATTAATCCGCCATACTTGACAGTTGTAGAACGACGCAACTATCATTGTATGCGACTATTTAATAGGCTGAATTGTTTGACGGTCCCCGAGCTGTTATTTTCCTCCTTTGTCATGCGACCTTGAAATTTAAGGTCGAGTTTGGCCGCTTGCCCGCTCCGCATTCAAGAGGTTCTTCAAAGTTGATTGATTTGATCTAAATAGGGGGTCGTAGCAAAGCCTTTATTTCAAAACTTGCGTGCGGAGTAAATTTTACCCCGAAGAGGACTCAACTATCGCAAATCACTTCGAACCCAAGTGGTCACCTTTATTTTAAGGGGAAAATAAATGCTGAAagtgaaatattattttaaaaaaatttgatatcCTTTGATCGAACTTTTACTCTGTTCACAATCCAAATAAATTTGGTTTATGTAATGATTAAAATTCACATCTTATCTGTATAGTTTAATCTTTGAATAGGAAATGCTGCTGCCAAGTGCAAACTAGCACCCCTTTATTCAAGATCCTTTCTCATTTGCATTGAATAGTAG
This portion of the Coffea arabica cultivar ET-39 chromosome 2e, Coffea Arabica ET-39 HiFi, whole genome shotgun sequence genome encodes:
- the LOC113731220 gene encoding squalene synthase yields the protein MRSLGAILKHPDDLYPLIKLKVAVMQAEKRIPPEPHWGFCYSMLHKVSRSFALVIQQLDTDLRDAICVFYLVLRALDTVEDDTNIATEVKVPILMAFHRHIYDREWHFACGTKDYKVLMDQFHHVSTAFLELGSSYQKVIEDITMRMGAGMAKFICKEVETTEDYDEYCHYVAGLVGLGLSNLFHASGKEDMASDSLSNSMGLFLQKVNIIRDYLEDINEIPKSRMFWPRQIWSKYVNKLEDLKYEENSDKAVQCLNDMVTNALMHAEDCLKYMSALRDPAIFKFCAIPQIMAIGTLALCYNNIEVFRGVVKMRRGLTAKVIDRTKSMSDVYGAFFDFSCMLKSKVDDNDPNAKKTKSRLEDILKICRDSGTLNKRKSYVLGSEPTFNPTMILIFVVMLAILLAYLSANRGNDM